In one window of Onychomys torridus chromosome 5, mOncTor1.1, whole genome shotgun sequence DNA:
- the LOC118583469 gene encoding prolactin-3D4-like: MPLALTLPNSAGVCMLLLVSNLLLWEHVASKPTGSVSTGDLYDRVVGQSHTTYNLAADLYYEFDVKYFKSSWYKTRMPSLCHTASIHTPESREEVHEIKTEDLLKTMINISHAWEEPLKHLVSAVPTLPGASDKMLKIANAVKDKIHVLLAGMKTILSRSHKEVEKDAYPVWSGLADLQSSDEDTHLFAFYTLVRCLRRDTHKTDAFLKVLRCREIFNNECF, translated from the exons ATGCCGCTTGCTCTCACTCTGCCAAACTCTG CAGGGGTATGTATGTTGCTTCTGGTGTCAAATCTGCTGCTTTGGGAGCATGTGGCCTCCAAACCAACTGGCTCTGTGTCCACTGGAGACCTGTATGATCGAGTGGTTGGTCAGTCTCATACCACATATAACCTGGCTGCAGATTTATACTATGAATTT GACGTGAAATATTTCAAGAGCAGTTGGTATAAGACCAGAATGCCCAGTCTATGCCATACTGCTTCCATCCATACTCCAGAGTCTCGCGAGGAAGTCCATGAAATAAAA ACTGAAGACCTTCTGAAAACAATGATCAATATTTCCCATGCCTGGGAAGAACCACTGAAACACCTGGTTTCTGCAGTGCCCACCCTCCCTGGAGCTTCTGATAAAATGCTGAAAATAGCCAATGCTGTGAAGGACAAAATCCATGTGCTTCTGGCAGGAATGAAGACCATACTCAGCAGG AGCCACAAGGAAGTTGAAAAAGATGCCTACCCTGTCTGGTCTGGACTGGCAGACTTGCAATCATCTGATGAAGACACTCACCTTTTTGCCTTTTATACCCTGGTCCGCTGCCTGAGAAGGGATACTCATAAAACTGATGCATTCCTCAAGGTCCTGAGGTGCCGAGAGATCTTTAACAATGAGTGTTTTTAA